One genomic window of uncultured Erythrobacter sp. includes the following:
- a CDS encoding solute:sodium symporter family transporter, protein MSSENLIFTLVSCIGFMALVGWVSWLKTRGTADTKDGYFLAGRGLGATFIAGSLLLTNLSAEQLIGLNGSAYGHNLSSMGWEVTAAVATIAMALIFLPKYLAGAFTTLPQFLGDRFDPTVRRMSVVLFMLGYGFVTIPSVLYSGSVAVLLLFDVPGLSGLDYFSSLVAMVVLIGVVGSIYAIFGGLRAVAVSDTLNGVGLLIIGVLVPVFGLIALGGGDFASGMSKLAADHPEKLNAIGSSTDPTPFGTIFTGMIFANLFYWCTNQYVIQRTLGAKSLAEGQKGVLFSGFFKIMVPFMMMIPGVIAFHLYGPGLGTIDEAYPRLIRDVLPVYLSGFFLAVLLGAVFSSFNSLLNSAATLFSLDVYAPARGDKASDEELVRVAKIASLVIALFSFAVAPLLYFSPVGLWQIIREFTGFYNIPTIVIVIVGLFTASVPALGAKLVIVFHVIAYGLLRFVFDEVVTLHFIHLYAVLFVIEVGIMLICGALAPRAKAWEFTRNEQVDMTPWRFAKPLAMTLFSCVVATYLLFSPLGVASVDGFGNAFVLLISAVVFVNGLIWGRAWQRPVLGHQTG, encoded by the coding sequence ATGAGCAGCGAGAATCTGATTTTCACATTGGTGAGCTGCATCGGCTTTATGGCACTGGTCGGCTGGGTAAGCTGGCTTAAGACTCGCGGGACCGCAGACACCAAAGACGGCTATTTCCTTGCCGGGCGCGGCCTGGGCGCGACCTTTATCGCAGGCTCGTTGCTGCTCACCAACTTGTCCGCTGAGCAGCTGATTGGACTGAACGGATCGGCTTACGGCCACAACCTGTCGAGCATGGGCTGGGAGGTGACCGCCGCCGTTGCGACCATCGCAATGGCGCTCATCTTTCTGCCGAAATACCTTGCTGGTGCATTCACCACATTGCCTCAGTTCCTGGGCGATCGGTTTGATCCGACGGTACGGCGCATGTCGGTAGTTCTGTTCATGCTTGGATACGGTTTCGTGACGATTCCCAGCGTACTCTATTCCGGTTCGGTTGCGGTGCTGCTGCTGTTCGACGTGCCGGGGCTGTCCGGTCTGGACTACTTCTCTTCGCTCGTGGCGATGGTGGTCCTGATCGGCGTAGTTGGTTCGATCTATGCGATCTTTGGCGGGCTACGTGCGGTTGCGGTGTCCGATACGCTCAACGGAGTTGGCCTGCTCATCATCGGCGTCTTGGTGCCTGTTTTCGGACTGATCGCGCTCGGCGGAGGTGACTTCGCCAGTGGCATGTCGAAACTCGCCGCCGATCATCCGGAAAAGCTCAACGCGATTGGCTCATCGACCGATCCGACACCGTTCGGGACGATCTTCACGGGCATGATCTTCGCCAATCTGTTCTACTGGTGCACCAACCAATATGTGATCCAGCGCACACTCGGCGCGAAGAGCCTGGCCGAGGGGCAGAAGGGCGTGCTGTTCTCCGGCTTCTTCAAAATCATGGTCCCTTTCATGATGATGATCCCCGGGGTGATCGCGTTCCATCTGTACGGGCCCGGATTGGGAACGATTGATGAAGCCTATCCGCGCCTGATCCGCGATGTGCTGCCGGTGTACCTGTCGGGGTTCTTCCTCGCAGTTTTGCTCGGTGCGGTGTTCAGTTCTTTCAACTCTTTGCTCAACTCTGCGGCGACGCTGTTTAGTCTCGACGTCTATGCGCCCGCGCGGGGTGACAAAGCGAGCGACGAAGAACTGGTCCGTGTCGCCAAGATCGCCAGCCTTGTGATTGCATTGTTCTCATTCGCGGTCGCGCCGCTGCTGTACTTCTCACCGGTAGGGCTGTGGCAGATCATCCGTGAGTTCACCGGTTTCTATAACATACCGACGATCGTGATCGTGATTGTCGGGCTGTTCACTGCGAGCGTTCCGGCTCTCGGTGCAAAGCTGGTGATCGTTTTCCACGTCATCGCCTACGGCCTGTTGCGCTTCGTGTTCGACGAAGTGGTAACGCTGCATTTCATCCACCTCTACGCGGTGCTGTTCGTAATCGAGGTCGGCATCATGCTAATCTGCGGAGCGCTCGCCCCGCGCGCGAAAGCGTGGGAATTTACCCGCAACGAGCAGGTCGATATGACGCCATGGCGATTTGCAAAACCGCTGGCGATGACGCTGTTCAGCTGTGTGGTGGCGACTTACTTGCTGTTCTCGCCCTTAGGCGTTGCCTCAGTAGATGGCTTTGGCAATGCGTTTGTGCTGCTGATCTCAGCAGTCGTTTTCGTAAATGGGCTGATCTGGGGGCGGGCGTGGCAGAGACCGGTCTTAGGCCACCAAACTGGCTAG
- a CDS encoding SDR family NAD(P)-dependent oxidoreductase produces MQRKTILLAGASGTIGRAVAHALLADGHDVVCLLRDSESGREAAQALKQAGAAITFGDWSDVRADTVVSCIASRTGSPKDARAVDYQANADLLAAAEKGGVKHFILLSAICVQRPRLAFQHAKLAFEAELQASPIDWTVIRPTAFFKSLSGQVERVRKGKPFLLFGDGQQTRCKPISDGDLARFIADCVTNPGRCNQVLPVGGPGPAISPREQGEMLFELTGQEPRYRSISPSLFKAASRVLSLGAGVSGWLAEKAEYARIAHYYATESMLVLNSETVEYDADATPEFGSDTLHDHYATLLAAQKEQA; encoded by the coding sequence GTGCAGCGCAAGACCATACTTCTCGCAGGAGCGAGCGGCACGATTGGCCGGGCTGTCGCACATGCATTGCTGGCTGACGGCCATGACGTTGTCTGCCTGCTACGTGACAGCGAAAGCGGTCGGGAGGCAGCGCAAGCACTGAAACAGGCGGGCGCGGCGATCACGTTTGGCGATTGGAGTGACGTCCGGGCCGACACGGTCGTTTCCTGCATCGCTTCGCGGACGGGTTCGCCGAAAGATGCACGTGCGGTCGATTATCAGGCGAATGCCGACCTGCTGGCGGCAGCAGAGAAAGGCGGCGTGAAGCACTTCATTCTACTCTCGGCGATATGTGTGCAGCGCCCGAGACTTGCTTTCCAGCACGCCAAACTTGCGTTCGAAGCAGAACTGCAAGCAAGTCCGATTGATTGGACAGTCATCCGCCCGACTGCATTCTTCAAATCTCTGTCCGGGCAAGTCGAACGGGTGCGCAAGGGCAAACCGTTTCTGCTGTTTGGTGACGGTCAGCAAACCCGATGCAAGCCGATCAGCGATGGAGACTTAGCGCGCTTTATCGCCGATTGCGTGACAAATCCCGGGAGGTGCAATCAGGTGCTCCCGGTCGGCGGCCCCGGTCCTGCGATTTCGCCACGTGAGCAGGGCGAGATGCTGTTTGAACTGACGGGACAAGAGCCGCGCTATCGCTCGATTTCACCTTCACTGTTCAAGGCAGCTTCGCGCGTTCTATCGCTCGGTGCGGGCGTGTCCGGCTGGCTGGCGGAGAAGGCCGAATATGCCCGCATCGCGCATTACTACGCGACCGAAAGCATGTTGGTGCTCAATTCTGAAACCGTCGAATACGATGCCGATGCCACTCCCGAGTTTGGAAGCGACACTTTGCACGATCATTACGCTACGCTGCTCGCCGCGCAGAAGGAGCAAGCATGA
- a CDS encoding sodium/sugar symporter: MTLETIDIVIIIGYAIALLGIALAVSREPAGHDKNTEDYFLAGRALPWWAIGASLIASNISAEQIIGQSGQGFAVGIAIAAYEWQAAIVLIIVAKYFLPIFLKRRIYTMPQFLEQRYGPGVKNLMSVFWVALYTAVNLTTVLWLGGLAVQSLTGWGVLPSMAALAAFAALYSLYGGLKAVALTDIIQVVILILGGLAITWFALDALPAEGAMGGLGYLMQEMPGHFEMILDDDHPAYGDLPGIWTLLGGLWVLHFSYWGFNQYIIQRALGAENLGEAQKGLAFAAFLKILVPFIVVIPGIAAVILAQQGVLDGGALNERSDRTYGELMAFAPAGLRGLVFAALIAAVVSSLASMMNSISTIFTMDLYRSARPDRPEQHYVMVGRIAAFTAMVIALLLARPFLGGFESAFQTVQEYTGYIAPGIVVVFLLGFFDKRANEVGAFVALFGSIAVNVFLKFATPDMPFIIRIWIVFLLALVAAAVISRLTATPDEGRTVKLGDISFGTTPLFNTLAAITVAILIGLYVVLW; encoded by the coding sequence ATGACGCTTGAGACAATCGATATCGTCATCATCATCGGTTACGCGATAGCCTTGCTTGGCATCGCGCTTGCCGTAAGCCGTGAGCCTGCGGGGCACGACAAGAACACCGAGGATTACTTCCTTGCCGGGCGTGCACTTCCATGGTGGGCAATCGGCGCATCTCTGATCGCGTCCAATATTTCGGCCGAACAGATCATCGGCCAGTCGGGCCAAGGCTTTGCCGTCGGGATCGCTATTGCCGCCTATGAATGGCAAGCCGCGATCGTCCTGATCATCGTCGCCAAGTACTTCCTGCCGATCTTCCTCAAACGGCGCATCTACACGATGCCGCAATTCCTCGAGCAGCGTTACGGTCCGGGCGTCAAGAACCTGATGAGCGTGTTCTGGGTTGCGCTCTACACCGCCGTGAACCTCACAACCGTACTCTGGCTCGGCGGGCTTGCGGTACAGTCGCTCACTGGCTGGGGCGTATTGCCATCCATGGCGGCGCTCGCGGCGTTTGCTGCGCTTTACTCGCTCTATGGCGGGCTCAAGGCAGTGGCGCTGACCGATATCATTCAGGTGGTGATCCTCATCCTTGGCGGCCTCGCGATCACCTGGTTTGCGCTCGATGCCCTTCCGGCGGAGGGCGCGATGGGCGGTCTTGGCTATCTGATGCAAGAGATGCCCGGGCACTTCGAGATGATACTCGATGACGATCATCCGGCCTATGGAGACCTTCCAGGCATCTGGACGCTGCTAGGCGGGCTATGGGTGTTGCACTTCAGCTATTGGGGTTTCAACCAGTACATCATCCAGCGTGCTCTGGGTGCTGAGAACCTCGGCGAAGCGCAAAAGGGCCTGGCCTTTGCGGCGTTCCTGAAGATCCTCGTGCCGTTCATTGTCGTGATCCCGGGGATCGCAGCGGTGATCCTTGCGCAGCAAGGTGTGCTTGATGGCGGCGCGCTCAATGAACGTTCGGACCGTACCTATGGTGAGCTGATGGCATTTGCCCCAGCTGGTCTGCGCGGGCTGGTCTTTGCGGCTCTGATTGCCGCAGTTGTCAGTTCGCTGGCATCGATGATGAACTCGATCTCGACCATCTTCACGATGGACCTTTATCGCAGTGCGCGGCCTGATCGGCCTGAGCAGCATTACGTGATGGTAGGCCGGATTGCGGCATTCACCGCCATGGTGATCGCGTTGCTGCTCGCCCGTCCATTCCTGGGCGGCTTCGAAAGCGCGTTCCAGACGGTGCAGGAATACACTGGCTATATTGCGCCGGGCATCGTCGTCGTGTTCCTGCTGGGGTTCTTCGACAAGCGCGCCAACGAAGTGGGGGCATTCGTCGCACTGTTCGGTTCGATTGCAGTGAACGTGTTCTTGAAGTTCGCCACGCCCGACATGCCATTCATCATCCGCATCTGGATTGTTTTCCTGCTGGCGCTGGTTGCGGCAGCGGTGATCTCACGCTTGACGGCAACTCCGGATGAAGGACGCACGGTGAAGCTCGGTGATATCAGCTTTGGTACCACGCCGCTGTTCAACACACTTGCGGCGATCACGGTGGCGATCCTGATCGGCCTCTATGTAGTCTTGTGGTGA